The following are from one region of the Populus trichocarpa isolate Nisqually-1 chromosome 8, P.trichocarpa_v4.1, whole genome shotgun sequence genome:
- the LOC7494797 gene encoding two-component response regulator ARR11 isoform X3: MMENNGFSSPRNDSFPAGLRVLVVDDDPTWLKILEKMLKKCSYEVTTCGLARDALNLLRERKGGYDIVISDVYMPDMDGFKLLEQVGLEMDLPVIMMSVDGETSRVMKGVQHGACDYLLKPIRMKELRNIWQHVFRKKIHEVRDIETLERVESFQMTRNGSDQYEDGHVLCGEDLTSIKKRKHIESKHDEKDTGDSISTKKARVVWSVDLHQKFVKAVNQIGFDKVGPKKILDMMNVPWLTRENVASHLQKYRLYLSRLQKENDFKNPAGGIKQSDSPLRDSAGSFGSQNSINLQHNDVSNGSYRFSGSSLVVHNGDPRSHDSDRKRLVSTPVEEPKRTLTVNVPNPCIPRSSQMEFGHPLAPPQSEVDFGALDSTFPTKYPWCGIPEIQLKKEHNPLHLNDEFSHLPLPGQKQLTQADYPQPAPAISSAPSLTPSHNEYRSNVNHASSTAIAVDSSPIQTKTNVANHQAIELISKSTPSLENQGFNMNSITEFESSRKNINLGMLPFTTLEEDLQVCWVPGDCYMNLGLQNIEVLEYFDPGLITDVPVNLNDGLRFDYEFNDPTEYSLIDQSLFIA; the protein is encoded by the exons ATGATGGAAAATAATGGTTTCTCTTCTCCGCGAAATGATTCGTTTCCTGCTGGTCTCCGTGTTCTCGTTGTCGATGATGATCCCACCTGGTTAAAAATCCTCGAAAAGATGCTCAAGAAATGCTCTTATGAAG TGACCACATGCGGTTTGGCAAGAGATGCTTTGAACCTGCTTCGTGAGAGGAAAGGAGGATATGACATTGTAATTAGTGACGTCTACATGCCTGACATGGATGGTTTCAAACTCTTAGAGCAAGTTGGACTGGAGATGGATCTTCCAGTCATTA TGATGTCTGTTGATGGAGAGACAAGCAGGGTGATGAAAGGCGTTCAACATGGAGCATGTGATTATCTTCTTAAGCCTATACGAATGAAAGAACTCCGGAATATATGGCAGCATGTATTCAGAAAGAAAATACATGAGGTAAGAGACATTGAAACTCTTGAACGGGTCGAAAGTTTTCAAATGACTAGAAATGGATCAGATCAATATGAGGATGGGCATGTGCTCTGTGGAGAAGATCTTACttccataaagaaaagaaaacatattgaaaGCAAGCATGATGAAAAAGACACTGGTGATAGTATTTCTACAAAGAAAGCTAGAGTAGTTTGGTCAGTAGATCTTCACCAGAAATTTGTCAAAGCCGTAAATCAGATAGGATTTGATA AAGTTGGTCCCAAGAAAATACTTGACATGATGAACGTGCCATGGCTAACAAGAGAAAACGTTGCTAGCCACTTGCAG AAATACCGTCTCTATTTGAGTAGGTTGCAGAAAGAAAACGATTTTAAAAATCCTGCTGGTGGGATAAAGCAGTCAGATTCACCTTTAAGAGATTCTGCAGGAAGTTTTGGCTCTCAGAACTCCATCAACTTGCAGCACAATGATGTTTCGAATGGGAGCTACAGATTTTCTGGTAGTAGCTTAGTTGTCCACAATGGGGATCCCAGAAGCCATGACAGTGATCGAAAGAGACTTGTTTCAACGCCTGTGGAAGAACCCAAAAGAACCTTAACTGTTAATGTTCCCAATCCTTGTATACCCAGAAGTTCACAAATGGAATTTGGTCATCCCCTTGCACCTCCACAATCAGAAGTAGACTTTGGAGCATTGGATTCTACTTTCCCAACAAAGTATCCTTGGTGTGGAATTCCAGagattcaactaaaaaaagaacataatccACTTCATTTGAATGATGAATTCAGCCACCTTCCACTGCCTGGTCAAAAGCAGCTTACCCAAGCTGATTATCCACAACCTGCTCCAGCCATCAGTTCTGCACCATCCTTAACACCTTCTCATAACGAGTACAGGAGCAATGTTAACCATGCAAGTTCAACAGCTATTGCGGTTGACTCTAGCCCTATTCAAACAAAGACCAATGTGGCAAATCATCAAGCTATTGAGCTCATTTCCAAGAGCACACCAAGTTTGGAAAATCAAGGCTTCAATATGAATTCCATTACAGAATTTGAATCTTCCCggaaaaacataaatttggGAATGCTACCTTTCACAACTTTGGAGGAAGACTTGCAAGTATGTTGGGTTCCAGGTGATTGCTATATGAATCTCGGACTCCAGAACATAGAGGTTCTGGAATACTTCGACCCAGGTCTTATCACAGACGTACCGGTAAACTTGAATGATGGGCTGAGGTTTGACTATGAGTTCAATGACCCAACAGAATATTCTCTAATAGATCAAAGCTTGTTTATAGCATGA
- the LOC7494797 gene encoding two-component response regulator ARR11 isoform X2 — protein MMENNGFSSPRNDSFPAGLRVLVVDDDPTWLKILEKMLKKCSYEVTTCGLARDALNLLRERKGGYDIVISDVYMPDMDGFKLLEQVGLEMDLPVIMMSVDGETSRVMKGVQHGACDYLLKPIRMKELRNIWQHVFRKKIHEVRDIETLERVESFQMTRNGSDQYEDGHVLCGEDLTSIKKRKHIESKHDEKDTGDSISTKKARVVWSVDLHQKFVKAVNQIGFDSSVCLAEVGPKKILDMMNVPWLTRENVASHLQKYRLYLSRLQKENDFKNPAGGIKQSDSPLRDSAGSFGSQNSINLQHNDVSNGSYRFSGSSLVVHNGDPRSHDSDRKRLVSTPVEEPKRTLTVNVPNPCIPRSSQMEFGHPLAPPQSEVDFGALDSTFPTKYPWCGIPEIQLKKEHNPLHLNDEFSHLPLPGQKQLTQADYPQPAPAISSAPSLTPSHNEYRSNVNHASSTAIAVDSSPIQTKTNVANHQAIELISKSTPSLENQGFNMNSITEFESSRKNINLGMLPFTTLEEDLQVCWVPGDCYMNLGLQNIEVLEYFDPGLITDVPVNLNDGLRFDYEFNDPTEYSLIDQSLFIA, from the exons ATGATGGAAAATAATGGTTTCTCTTCTCCGCGAAATGATTCGTTTCCTGCTGGTCTCCGTGTTCTCGTTGTCGATGATGATCCCACCTGGTTAAAAATCCTCGAAAAGATGCTCAAGAAATGCTCTTATGAAG TGACCACATGCGGTTTGGCAAGAGATGCTTTGAACCTGCTTCGTGAGAGGAAAGGAGGATATGACATTGTAATTAGTGACGTCTACATGCCTGACATGGATGGTTTCAAACTCTTAGAGCAAGTTGGACTGGAGATGGATCTTCCAGTCATTA TGATGTCTGTTGATGGAGAGACAAGCAGGGTGATGAAAGGCGTTCAACATGGAGCATGTGATTATCTTCTTAAGCCTATACGAATGAAAGAACTCCGGAATATATGGCAGCATGTATTCAGAAAGAAAATACATGAGGTAAGAGACATTGAAACTCTTGAACGGGTCGAAAGTTTTCAAATGACTAGAAATGGATCAGATCAATATGAGGATGGGCATGTGCTCTGTGGAGAAGATCTTACttccataaagaaaagaaaacatattgaaaGCAAGCATGATGAAAAAGACACTGGTGATAGTATTTCTACAAAGAAAGCTAGAGTAGTTTGGTCAGTAGATCTTCACCAGAAATTTGTCAAAGCCGTAAATCAGATAGGATTTGATA GTAGTGTCTGTTTGGCAGAAGTTGGTCCCAAGAAAATACTTGACATGATGAACGTGCCATGGCTAACAAGAGAAAACGTTGCTAGCCACTTGCAG AAATACCGTCTCTATTTGAGTAGGTTGCAGAAAGAAAACGATTTTAAAAATCCTGCTGGTGGGATAAAGCAGTCAGATTCACCTTTAAGAGATTCTGCAGGAAGTTTTGGCTCTCAGAACTCCATCAACTTGCAGCACAATGATGTTTCGAATGGGAGCTACAGATTTTCTGGTAGTAGCTTAGTTGTCCACAATGGGGATCCCAGAAGCCATGACAGTGATCGAAAGAGACTTGTTTCAACGCCTGTGGAAGAACCCAAAAGAACCTTAACTGTTAATGTTCCCAATCCTTGTATACCCAGAAGTTCACAAATGGAATTTGGTCATCCCCTTGCACCTCCACAATCAGAAGTAGACTTTGGAGCATTGGATTCTACTTTCCCAACAAAGTATCCTTGGTGTGGAATTCCAGagattcaactaaaaaaagaacataatccACTTCATTTGAATGATGAATTCAGCCACCTTCCACTGCCTGGTCAAAAGCAGCTTACCCAAGCTGATTATCCACAACCTGCTCCAGCCATCAGTTCTGCACCATCCTTAACACCTTCTCATAACGAGTACAGGAGCAATGTTAACCATGCAAGTTCAACAGCTATTGCGGTTGACTCTAGCCCTATTCAAACAAAGACCAATGTGGCAAATCATCAAGCTATTGAGCTCATTTCCAAGAGCACACCAAGTTTGGAAAATCAAGGCTTCAATATGAATTCCATTACAGAATTTGAATCTTCCCggaaaaacataaatttggGAATGCTACCTTTCACAACTTTGGAGGAAGACTTGCAAGTATGTTGGGTTCCAGGTGATTGCTATATGAATCTCGGACTCCAGAACATAGAGGTTCTGGAATACTTCGACCCAGGTCTTATCACAGACGTACCGGTAAACTTGAATGATGGGCTGAGGTTTGACTATGAGTTCAATGACCCAACAGAATATTCTCTAATAGATCAAAGCTTGTTTATAGCATGA
- the LOC7494797 gene encoding two-component response regulator ARR11 isoform X1 — MMENNGFSSPRNDSFPAGLRVLVVDDDPTWLKILEKMLKKCSYEVTTCGLARDALNLLRERKGGYDIVISDVYMPDMDGFKLLEQVGLEMDLPVIMMSVDGETSRVMKGVQHGACDYLLKPIRMKELRNIWQHVFRKKIHEVRDIETLERVESFQMTRNGSDQYEDGHVLCGEDLTSIKKRKHIESKHDEKDTGDSISTKKARVVWSVDLHQKFVKAVNQIGFDTTSLPSFDGAMTGSVCLAEVGPKKILDMMNVPWLTRENVASHLQKYRLYLSRLQKENDFKNPAGGIKQSDSPLRDSAGSFGSQNSINLQHNDVSNGSYRFSGSSLVVHNGDPRSHDSDRKRLVSTPVEEPKRTLTVNVPNPCIPRSSQMEFGHPLAPPQSEVDFGALDSTFPTKYPWCGIPEIQLKKEHNPLHLNDEFSHLPLPGQKQLTQADYPQPAPAISSAPSLTPSHNEYRSNVNHASSTAIAVDSSPIQTKTNVANHQAIELISKSTPSLENQGFNMNSITEFESSRKNINLGMLPFTTLEEDLQVCWVPGDCYMNLGLQNIEVLEYFDPGLITDVPVNLNDGLRFDYEFNDPTEYSLIDQSLFIA, encoded by the exons ATGATGGAAAATAATGGTTTCTCTTCTCCGCGAAATGATTCGTTTCCTGCTGGTCTCCGTGTTCTCGTTGTCGATGATGATCCCACCTGGTTAAAAATCCTCGAAAAGATGCTCAAGAAATGCTCTTATGAAG TGACCACATGCGGTTTGGCAAGAGATGCTTTGAACCTGCTTCGTGAGAGGAAAGGAGGATATGACATTGTAATTAGTGACGTCTACATGCCTGACATGGATGGTTTCAAACTCTTAGAGCAAGTTGGACTGGAGATGGATCTTCCAGTCATTA TGATGTCTGTTGATGGAGAGACAAGCAGGGTGATGAAAGGCGTTCAACATGGAGCATGTGATTATCTTCTTAAGCCTATACGAATGAAAGAACTCCGGAATATATGGCAGCATGTATTCAGAAAGAAAATACATGAGGTAAGAGACATTGAAACTCTTGAACGGGTCGAAAGTTTTCAAATGACTAGAAATGGATCAGATCAATATGAGGATGGGCATGTGCTCTGTGGAGAAGATCTTACttccataaagaaaagaaaacatattgaaaGCAAGCATGATGAAAAAGACACTGGTGATAGTATTTCTACAAAGAAAGCTAGAGTAGTTTGGTCAGTAGATCTTCACCAGAAATTTGTCAAAGCCGTAAATCAGATAGGATTTGATA CCACATCTTTGCCATCCTTCGACGGAGCAATGACAGGTAGTGTCTGTTTGGCAGAAGTTGGTCCCAAGAAAATACTTGACATGATGAACGTGCCATGGCTAACAAGAGAAAACGTTGCTAGCCACTTGCAG AAATACCGTCTCTATTTGAGTAGGTTGCAGAAAGAAAACGATTTTAAAAATCCTGCTGGTGGGATAAAGCAGTCAGATTCACCTTTAAGAGATTCTGCAGGAAGTTTTGGCTCTCAGAACTCCATCAACTTGCAGCACAATGATGTTTCGAATGGGAGCTACAGATTTTCTGGTAGTAGCTTAGTTGTCCACAATGGGGATCCCAGAAGCCATGACAGTGATCGAAAGAGACTTGTTTCAACGCCTGTGGAAGAACCCAAAAGAACCTTAACTGTTAATGTTCCCAATCCTTGTATACCCAGAAGTTCACAAATGGAATTTGGTCATCCCCTTGCACCTCCACAATCAGAAGTAGACTTTGGAGCATTGGATTCTACTTTCCCAACAAAGTATCCTTGGTGTGGAATTCCAGagattcaactaaaaaaagaacataatccACTTCATTTGAATGATGAATTCAGCCACCTTCCACTGCCTGGTCAAAAGCAGCTTACCCAAGCTGATTATCCACAACCTGCTCCAGCCATCAGTTCTGCACCATCCTTAACACCTTCTCATAACGAGTACAGGAGCAATGTTAACCATGCAAGTTCAACAGCTATTGCGGTTGACTCTAGCCCTATTCAAACAAAGACCAATGTGGCAAATCATCAAGCTATTGAGCTCATTTCCAAGAGCACACCAAGTTTGGAAAATCAAGGCTTCAATATGAATTCCATTACAGAATTTGAATCTTCCCggaaaaacataaatttggGAATGCTACCTTTCACAACTTTGGAGGAAGACTTGCAAGTATGTTGGGTTCCAGGTGATTGCTATATGAATCTCGGACTCCAGAACATAGAGGTTCTGGAATACTTCGACCCAGGTCTTATCACAGACGTACCGGTAAACTTGAATGATGGGCTGAGGTTTGACTATGAGTTCAATGACCCAACAGAATATTCTCTAATAGATCAAAGCTTGTTTATAGCATGA
- the LOC7494797 gene encoding two-component response regulator ARR11 isoform X4, with product MTTCGLARDALNLLRERKGGYDIVISDVYMPDMDGFKLLEQVGLEMDLPVIMMSVDGETSRVMKGVQHGACDYLLKPIRMKELRNIWQHVFRKKIHEVRDIETLERVESFQMTRNGSDQYEDGHVLCGEDLTSIKKRKHIESKHDEKDTGDSISTKKARVVWSVDLHQKFVKAVNQIGFDTTSLPSFDGAMTGSVCLAEVGPKKILDMMNVPWLTRENVASHLQKYRLYLSRLQKENDFKNPAGGIKQSDSPLRDSAGSFGSQNSINLQHNDVSNGSYRFSGSSLVVHNGDPRSHDSDRKRLVSTPVEEPKRTLTVNVPNPCIPRSSQMEFGHPLAPPQSEVDFGALDSTFPTKYPWCGIPEIQLKKEHNPLHLNDEFSHLPLPGQKQLTQADYPQPAPAISSAPSLTPSHNEYRSNVNHASSTAIAVDSSPIQTKTNVANHQAIELISKSTPSLENQGFNMNSITEFESSRKNINLGMLPFTTLEEDLQVCWVPGDCYMNLGLQNIEVLEYFDPGLITDVPVNLNDGLRFDYEFNDPTEYSLIDQSLFIA from the exons A TGACCACATGCGGTTTGGCAAGAGATGCTTTGAACCTGCTTCGTGAGAGGAAAGGAGGATATGACATTGTAATTAGTGACGTCTACATGCCTGACATGGATGGTTTCAAACTCTTAGAGCAAGTTGGACTGGAGATGGATCTTCCAGTCATTA TGATGTCTGTTGATGGAGAGACAAGCAGGGTGATGAAAGGCGTTCAACATGGAGCATGTGATTATCTTCTTAAGCCTATACGAATGAAAGAACTCCGGAATATATGGCAGCATGTATTCAGAAAGAAAATACATGAGGTAAGAGACATTGAAACTCTTGAACGGGTCGAAAGTTTTCAAATGACTAGAAATGGATCAGATCAATATGAGGATGGGCATGTGCTCTGTGGAGAAGATCTTACttccataaagaaaagaaaacatattgaaaGCAAGCATGATGAAAAAGACACTGGTGATAGTATTTCTACAAAGAAAGCTAGAGTAGTTTGGTCAGTAGATCTTCACCAGAAATTTGTCAAAGCCGTAAATCAGATAGGATTTGATA CCACATCTTTGCCATCCTTCGACGGAGCAATGACAGGTAGTGTCTGTTTGGCAGAAGTTGGTCCCAAGAAAATACTTGACATGATGAACGTGCCATGGCTAACAAGAGAAAACGTTGCTAGCCACTTGCAG AAATACCGTCTCTATTTGAGTAGGTTGCAGAAAGAAAACGATTTTAAAAATCCTGCTGGTGGGATAAAGCAGTCAGATTCACCTTTAAGAGATTCTGCAGGAAGTTTTGGCTCTCAGAACTCCATCAACTTGCAGCACAATGATGTTTCGAATGGGAGCTACAGATTTTCTGGTAGTAGCTTAGTTGTCCACAATGGGGATCCCAGAAGCCATGACAGTGATCGAAAGAGACTTGTTTCAACGCCTGTGGAAGAACCCAAAAGAACCTTAACTGTTAATGTTCCCAATCCTTGTATACCCAGAAGTTCACAAATGGAATTTGGTCATCCCCTTGCACCTCCACAATCAGAAGTAGACTTTGGAGCATTGGATTCTACTTTCCCAACAAAGTATCCTTGGTGTGGAATTCCAGagattcaactaaaaaaagaacataatccACTTCATTTGAATGATGAATTCAGCCACCTTCCACTGCCTGGTCAAAAGCAGCTTACCCAAGCTGATTATCCACAACCTGCTCCAGCCATCAGTTCTGCACCATCCTTAACACCTTCTCATAACGAGTACAGGAGCAATGTTAACCATGCAAGTTCAACAGCTATTGCGGTTGACTCTAGCCCTATTCAAACAAAGACCAATGTGGCAAATCATCAAGCTATTGAGCTCATTTCCAAGAGCACACCAAGTTTGGAAAATCAAGGCTTCAATATGAATTCCATTACAGAATTTGAATCTTCCCggaaaaacataaatttggGAATGCTACCTTTCACAACTTTGGAGGAAGACTTGCAAGTATGTTGGGTTCCAGGTGATTGCTATATGAATCTCGGACTCCAGAACATAGAGGTTCTGGAATACTTCGACCCAGGTCTTATCACAGACGTACCGGTAAACTTGAATGATGGGCTGAGGTTTGACTATGAGTTCAATGACCCAACAGAATATTCTCTAATAGATCAAAGCTTGTTTATAGCATGA